Proteins found in one Salinimonas lutimaris genomic segment:
- a CDS encoding sugar phosphate isomerase/epimerase family protein: MTQFGTCTWTLGELSVERLFSICQDLQLSCVQFHGDHLTHQASEVKNAASESGITIWAIDPFYATPPAASFSLSDAEHYFMGVVDFARATDCCRITVHALSHWISELYEQTSMRIEMLALSCQKICDYAARDNITVLFELCNQYEVAFLRTTKEWAQLAAQVNRDNFGLILDSFHMHMEEPDSEHAMLSHGSSLQMYHISDSNRGGIGSGQIDFYRQFCALKETGYQGPVMLEVVLPQLTPCHAPATAAQWQQLSEHYQTSFSAWQEFEQAYQRNK, encoded by the coding sequence ATGACCCAATTTGGTACCTGCACATGGACGCTGGGTGAGCTGTCAGTAGAACGGCTGTTTTCTATTTGCCAGGACTTACAGTTAAGCTGCGTACAATTTCATGGTGATCATCTGACCCATCAGGCCAGCGAAGTGAAAAATGCAGCCAGTGAGTCCGGCATCACAATCTGGGCTATCGATCCGTTTTATGCCACGCCTCCCGCGGCATCGTTCTCACTTAGTGACGCTGAACATTACTTTATGGGTGTGGTGGACTTTGCCCGCGCTACTGACTGCTGCCGCATTACTGTACATGCTCTGAGTCACTGGATCAGCGAGCTGTACGAACAAACCAGTATGCGAATAGAAATGCTCGCCCTGAGCTGTCAGAAAATCTGCGATTATGCCGCCAGGGATAATATAACGGTGTTATTTGAACTGTGTAATCAATATGAAGTCGCTTTTTTGCGTACTACCAAAGAGTGGGCTCAGCTGGCTGCGCAGGTCAACCGGGATAATTTCGGACTGATTCTGGACAGCTTTCACATGCATATGGAAGAGCCGGACTCGGAGCATGCAATGCTTTCGCACGGATCTTCTTTGCAGATGTACCATATTTCCGATTCTAACCGGGGCGGAATTGGCAGCGGGCAAATCGATTTTTATCGTCAGTTCTGTGCCCTGAAGGAAACCGGTTATCAGGGTCCGGTCATGCTTGAGGTGGTACTGCCTCAGCTTACGCCATGCCATGCGCCGGCCACGGCTGCACAATGGCAGCAGCTGAGCGAACACTATCAGACATCATTTTCTGCATGGCAGGAATTTGAGCAGGCCTATCAGCGCAACAAATAG
- the pepP gene encoding Xaa-Pro aminopeptidase — translation MISQQEIIARQHRLLAQCEPNSVCLIPAASMVTRSRDTEYLFRQDSDFWYLTEFNEPDTWLLLSNHEQYGRPYTGMVCQPKDPHREVWEGRRLGAQMAVARFDLDEAFELDELPEVLMEWMLGHDNVYFAQGHNRQADTLVQGALDALRQAPKENVAPGCLRDIRPLIHEMRLYKSACEVAVMKAAGQISAAAHKRAMRFAKAGVYEYQLEAEIHHEFAMAGARSPAYATIVGSGANACILHYTENSKALAESELVLIDAGAEYKGYAADITRTFPVSGTFSEPQKAIYNLVLKAQQKALDFITPSVTLGEATALTIEVITEGLVELGILTGTVAENLEQETWRNYFMHGLGHFLGLDVHDVGDYRVDGEERPLQPGMVLTVEPGIYIAPDAPVPEQYRGIGVRIEDNVALTATGIENLTADVPKTVSEIEALMKG, via the coding sequence ATGATCAGTCAACAGGAAATTATTGCCCGCCAACACCGCTTGCTGGCCCAGTGTGAGCCAAACAGTGTCTGTCTCATCCCTGCTGCCAGCATGGTAACGCGCAGCCGGGATACGGAGTATCTGTTTCGTCAGGACAGCGACTTTTGGTACCTCACCGAATTTAACGAACCGGACACCTGGTTATTATTGTCAAATCACGAGCAGTATGGCCGGCCTTATACTGGCATGGTGTGTCAGCCCAAAGATCCGCACAGAGAAGTGTGGGAAGGGCGACGCCTTGGTGCACAAATGGCAGTGGCCCGGTTTGATCTGGACGAAGCCTTTGAGCTGGATGAATTACCTGAAGTACTGATGGAGTGGATGCTGGGACACGATAATGTGTATTTTGCTCAGGGCCATAACCGGCAGGCTGACACCCTGGTGCAGGGCGCGCTGGATGCGCTGCGCCAGGCGCCTAAAGAGAATGTGGCGCCTGGTTGTCTGCGTGATATCCGGCCGCTGATTCATGAAATGCGCCTGTATAAGTCCGCTTGTGAGGTAGCTGTAATGAAAGCTGCCGGACAAATCAGCGCGGCCGCGCACAAGCGGGCTATGCGTTTTGCCAAAGCCGGCGTGTATGAATACCAGTTGGAAGCAGAAATTCATCATGAATTTGCCATGGCCGGGGCCAGGTCACCGGCTTATGCCACCATTGTAGGCAGCGGCGCCAATGCTTGTATTTTACATTACACCGAGAATAGTAAAGCGCTGGCCGAAAGTGAACTGGTGCTGATTGATGCCGGCGCTGAATATAAAGGCTATGCGGCGGATATTACCCGCACGTTTCCGGTGTCAGGCACGTTCAGTGAGCCACAAAAAGCGATTTATAATCTGGTGTTAAAAGCCCAGCAAAAAGCGCTGGATTTTATTACTCCGAGCGTCACCCTGGGCGAGGCAACAGCCCTGACCATTGAAGTTATTACCGAAGGGCTGGTGGAGCTGGGTATTTTAACCGGCACTGTGGCTGAAAATCTGGAACAGGAAACCTGGCGTAATTACTTTATGCACGGGCTGGGGCATTTTCTTGGGCTGGATGTGCATGACGTGGGGGATTACCGCGTGGATGGTGAAGAGCGCCCGCTACAACCGGGCATGGTACTCACCGTTGAACCAGGCATCTACATTGCACCTGATGCACCGGTACCCGAACAGTATCGGGGTATCGGCGTGCGTATTGAAGATAATGTAGCACTGACCGCCACCGGCATTGAAAACCTGACCGCGGACGTACCTAAAACTGTGTCTGAGATTGAAGCATTGATGAAGGGATAA
- a CDS encoding GAF domain-containing hybrid sensor histidine kinase/response regulator, with amino-acid sequence MESAGSPENEDRRLAELLSYEVLDTDSENVFDQITRLASEICQTPIALISLIDHDRQWFKSRVGLDAQQTHRDLAFCAHAILKDEIFEVEDASKDDRFHDNPLVTDSPDIRFYAGTPLISPRGYALGTLCAIDTQPRKLTESQKTALKTLGNAVIAQLELKRKTRDLEQVNQFKNHFMSYVSHEVRTPLNAVSMFSTSLLKEARKYDLPQHFSTNLKHIQTSGERLLDIVDSVLDVKQIEKGQLKLISRSVETNLYLTGFFSMLSAVNASAAQLQWQISGVIPQTIIVDDTKLSQVITTLVNHSLKQAAAGTCVSCTTRINGQQLELSLTGPETIVSQEEAHYLQASQISFDDTFYVDEAFIDLSICKNLLSVLNGALTVSKADTGQITLQLTVPLGTAGQGDQVFTREEDEPLAVRAGVSLLVVEDNEINQIVIASLLSEMNLTFYIVDSGEGCLEFLSKKSVDLVIMDIGLPGISGVQATQVIKQNNPHLPVIALTADVVTDRKDLLSSGLNAVLTKPIATNHLVRMLNLYLGEE; translated from the coding sequence TTGGAAAGCGCAGGATCCCCGGAAAATGAAGACAGACGACTGGCAGAGCTGCTTAGTTATGAGGTGCTGGATACCGACAGTGAAAATGTCTTCGACCAGATTACCCGGCTGGCTTCAGAGATTTGCCAGACCCCTATTGCGCTTATCAGCCTGATTGATCATGACCGTCAGTGGTTTAAATCACGGGTGGGACTGGATGCCCAACAAACGCATCGCGATCTGGCATTTTGTGCTCATGCCATTCTTAAAGACGAGATTTTTGAAGTGGAAGATGCCAGCAAGGATGACCGTTTTCATGATAATCCGCTGGTCACCGACAGCCCGGATATTCGTTTTTATGCCGGCACGCCGCTTATCTCTCCCCGGGGGTACGCATTAGGTACGTTATGCGCCATTGACACCCAGCCCAGAAAACTCACTGAAAGTCAGAAAACCGCGCTTAAAACATTAGGCAATGCGGTCATAGCGCAGCTTGAGCTAAAACGTAAAACCCGTGATCTTGAGCAAGTTAATCAGTTCAAAAATCACTTTATGTCGTATGTCAGCCATGAGGTGAGAACCCCGCTCAATGCCGTTTCTATGTTCAGCACCAGCCTGCTCAAAGAAGCTCGTAAATACGACTTGCCCCAGCATTTCAGTACTAATCTTAAGCATATTCAGACCAGCGGTGAGCGGTTGCTGGATATTGTTGATTCGGTACTGGATGTTAAACAAATTGAAAAAGGCCAGCTTAAGCTGATTTCCCGCTCGGTTGAAACCAACCTGTATTTAACGGGCTTTTTTTCTATGCTGAGTGCGGTAAACGCTTCTGCCGCTCAACTTCAGTGGCAGATTAGCGGGGTGATACCACAAACCATTATTGTGGATGACACCAAATTATCTCAGGTAATAACCACGCTGGTTAACCATAGTCTGAAACAGGCAGCTGCCGGCACTTGTGTTAGTTGTACAACCCGCATCAATGGTCAGCAGCTGGAGCTCAGCCTGACCGGCCCTGAGACGATTGTTTCGCAGGAAGAAGCTCATTACCTGCAAGCCTCCCAGATAAGCTTCGACGACACATTCTATGTAGATGAAGCCTTTATTGATTTAAGTATCTGTAAAAATCTGCTGTCGGTACTCAACGGGGCCCTGACCGTTAGCAAAGCGGACACCGGCCAGATCACTCTGCAACTGACCGTGCCACTGGGGACCGCCGGCCAGGGCGATCAGGTATTTACCCGTGAAGAAGACGAGCCTCTGGCTGTACGTGCTGGCGTGTCGTTACTGGTGGTTGAAGATAATGAGATAAATCAGATTGTCATTGCCAGTCTATTGAGCGAAATGAACCTGACGTTTTACATTGTTGATAGCGGTGAGGGCTGTCTGGAGTTTCTCAGCAAAAAGAGCGTTGACCTGGTGATTATGGATATTGGACTGCCGGGTATTTCAGGTGTGCAGGCCACACAGGTAATTAAACAGAACAACCCACATTTGCCGGTTATCGCGTTAACCGCCGATGTGGTAACCGATCGTAAAGACTTGCTCAGCAGTGGGCTAAATGCGGTGCTGACCAAGCCCATTGCAACAAACCATTTAGTGCGTATGCTTAACCTTTATCTGGGTGAAGAATAA
- a CDS encoding 5-formyltetrahydrofolate cyclo-ligase — MLVTESRAQLRARLRAVRKALSAPQQQQAGAAIARQLFQLTEVANARMVAAYLANDGEPSLGPTISQAWQEKIQITLPVLHPFTGKHLLFLQYHQHSVMTTNRFNIAEPVLSCPAVVPLGNHDVILMPLVGFDAAGNRLGMGGGFYDRTLAALPDKHRPALIGIAHTCQQVDNLPVQNWDIPCDVIVTPHTCIRP, encoded by the coding sequence ATGTTGGTAACCGAATCACGGGCGCAATTACGCGCCCGATTGCGCGCTGTCCGTAAAGCGCTGAGCGCACCACAGCAACAACAGGCTGGCGCAGCCATTGCCAGGCAGTTATTTCAGTTAACCGAAGTGGCCAATGCCCGCATGGTGGCTGCATACCTGGCCAATGATGGCGAACCCTCGCTTGGTCCGACGATAAGCCAGGCCTGGCAGGAAAAAATACAGATAACCTTACCTGTTCTGCATCCCTTTACCGGTAAACACCTGCTGTTTTTGCAATATCATCAGCATAGCGTCATGACCACCAATCGCTTTAACATCGCCGAACCAGTACTCAGTTGCCCCGCGGTTGTGCCGCTGGGTAACCACGATGTTATCCTGATGCCGCTGGTTGGCTTTGATGCTGCCGGAAATCGCCTGGGGATGGGCGGCGGCTTCTACGACCGAACACTGGCCGCTCTGCCCGACAAGCACCGCCCTGCCCTGATTGGCATTGCCCATACTTGTCAGCAGGTTGACAACCTGCCGGTGCAAAACTGGGATATTCCCTGCGATGTGATTGTCACCCCCCACACATGCATTCGTCCCTGA
- a CDS encoding FAD-dependent monooxygenase — MHKVDIAIVGGGMVGLTLASQLADSPFSVALISQQPLQSPVPDAPQLRVSAINEANRTMLENAGAWQRMPTERISPYQQMTVWDQDSFGQIDFSCADTQTPQLGHIIENQVLTNALAQQVDSQSNVSCVQAGITKVLAGEHETMLMLDNDDVVACKLLVGADGANSFMRKQAAFPITFRDYGQSAIVATVRSDAPHNRIARQVFTPDGPLALLPLSDPHLCSIVWSQTTQVANALYNLSDDAFSHALTAACGSVLGVSALASERQMFGLTMRYARQWAKDGLVIIGDAAHTIHPLAGQGANLGMQDAVDLAEHLRALHQQGKSIARYRYLRPFERARKTEAMKMVAAMDGFKTLFNGNNPLKKMIRGAGLLATDNLPSVKRQFISQAMGF, encoded by the coding sequence ATGCATAAAGTGGATATTGCTATCGTTGGCGGCGGTATGGTGGGGTTAACGCTGGCCAGCCAGCTGGCCGACAGCCCTTTTTCGGTTGCCCTGATCAGCCAGCAGCCATTGCAAAGTCCGGTACCGGACGCGCCGCAGCTTCGGGTCAGTGCAATTAATGAAGCCAACCGGACCATGCTGGAGAACGCCGGAGCCTGGCAACGAATGCCGACTGAGCGGATCTCACCGTACCAGCAAATGACGGTGTGGGATCAGGACAGCTTTGGTCAGATTGATTTTTCCTGTGCCGACACCCAGACACCCCAACTGGGCCATATTATTGAAAATCAGGTGCTGACCAATGCGCTGGCGCAACAGGTTGACAGTCAGTCTAATGTGAGTTGCGTGCAAGCCGGTATTACTAAAGTGCTGGCTGGTGAGCATGAGACTATGCTGATGCTGGATAACGACGACGTGGTGGCCTGTAAGCTGTTGGTGGGTGCCGACGGCGCTAATTCGTTTATGCGCAAACAGGCAGCGTTTCCCATTACCTTTCGTGATTACGGACAGTCGGCCATTGTTGCTACAGTGCGCAGCGATGCACCGCACAACCGGATAGCCCGGCAGGTATTTACCCCGGACGGCCCGCTGGCGTTACTGCCGCTAAGCGATCCGCATCTTTGCTCAATAGTCTGGTCGCAAACCACGCAGGTGGCCAATGCCTTGTATAACCTGAGTGATGATGCTTTCAGCCACGCTTTAACAGCCGCCTGTGGCAGTGTACTGGGCGTCAGCGCACTGGCCAGCGAGCGACAGATGTTCGGGCTGACTATGCGCTATGCCCGGCAGTGGGCCAAAGATGGCCTGGTGATTATAGGCGATGCAGCCCATACCATTCACCCGCTGGCCGGACAGGGGGCCAACCTTGGCATGCAGGATGCCGTGGATTTGGCTGAGCATTTACGCGCGCTGCATCAGCAGGGGAAGTCTATTGCCCGTTACCGCTATTTGCGGCCGTTTGAGCGGGCCCGTAAAACCGAAGCGATGAAGATGGTGGCTGCCATGGATGGGTTTAAAACTCTGTTTAACGGCAACAACCCGCTGAAAAAGATGATTCGTGGCGCCGGTTTGCTGGCCACCGACAATCTGCCTTCTGTAAAGCGTCAGTTTATTTCACAGGCGATGGGGTTTTAG
- a CDS encoding ribokinase, whose amino-acid sequence MAVINFGSINIDHVYMVDHFVQPGETIASSDYQQLLGGKGANQSIALAQAGADVKHVGSIHESDASFKQTLIKKGVDCRYVRCNDTPSGHAIIQVTPCGENAIVLFGGANQTITADVVNKSLLDTSDNDWVLTQNETSCIDEVLQQAREKGLKVAFNPAPMSESVKSLPLDCVDLLIVNETEAAALTGKEALDDIIQVFQSDWQHAEVLITLGKEGVMMVTPESTDKVPAFEVDAVDTTAAGDTFIGYFLSAYSAGTEVTQALKRGCAASAIAVTRQGAAQSIPTQEEVDRFLAKHG is encoded by the coding sequence ATGGCTGTTATTAATTTCGGGTCTATCAATATTGATCACGTTTACATGGTTGATCATTTTGTCCAGCCCGGTGAAACCATCGCCTCATCCGATTATCAGCAACTGCTGGGTGGCAAAGGCGCCAACCAGTCTATCGCTCTGGCCCAGGCCGGTGCTGATGTAAAGCATGTTGGTAGCATCCACGAATCTGACGCCAGCTTTAAGCAAACCCTGATTAAAAAAGGGGTCGACTGCCGCTATGTGCGTTGTAACGACACTCCTTCCGGCCACGCCATTATCCAGGTCACGCCGTGTGGCGAAAATGCCATTGTATTATTTGGCGGAGCCAACCAGACCATTACCGCCGATGTGGTTAACAAGTCATTGCTGGACACCAGCGACAATGACTGGGTGTTGACCCAGAACGAAACCAGCTGCATTGACGAGGTGCTACAACAGGCGCGCGAAAAAGGCCTGAAGGTGGCATTTAATCCGGCGCCCATGAGTGAATCAGTCAAGTCCTTGCCCCTGGACTGCGTGGATCTGTTAATTGTAAACGAGACCGAAGCCGCAGCACTGACCGGTAAAGAAGCTCTGGATGACATCATCCAGGTATTTCAAAGTGACTGGCAGCATGCTGAAGTGTTAATTACGCTGGGTAAAGAAGGCGTGATGATGGTCACCCCCGAATCTACCGATAAAGTCCCGGCCTTTGAAGTCGATGCAGTGGATACCACCGCCGCCGGAGATACTTTTATTGGCTACTTTCTGTCTGCCTACAGTGCCGGCACCGAGGTGACACAGGCGCTGAAACGCGGATGTGCTGCTTCTGCTATCGCCGTTACCCGTCAGGGTGCAGCCCAGTCTATTCCTACTCAGGAAGAAGTAGACCGATTTTTAGCCAAACACGGCTAA
- a CDS encoding nucleoside hydrolase — MTHKIILDTDPGIDDAMAIFFAFQSPDIEVLGLTTVFGNVPVDMSAKNAVTLCKLAEQDIPVTKGVGMPWVGPESSYAHFVHGDDGFGNINFPAIEGKLDPRSSAQFIVDMARQHPGEITLVAIGPLGNLALALRLEPELPKLVKGVSIMGGAAFVPGNVTPVAEANIWNDAHAAEIVFAADWEVTMFGLDVTNDVRFPASFVETLAEKNPKLGGFVRDAAQFYIDFYTKDGEERVCCFHDAFPLAHLIKPELFGLTEGHARVATDALNRGQTIIAPPGTTPSPLWTEAQTVKVATQVDRDGLEKLFVETYAL; from the coding sequence ATGACGCACAAAATAATTCTGGATACCGATCCGGGTATCGATGATGCAATGGCCATCTTTTTTGCTTTTCAGTCACCTGATATTGAGGTGCTGGGCCTGACAACCGTTTTTGGCAATGTGCCGGTAGATATGTCAGCTAAAAATGCGGTAACCCTGTGTAAGCTGGCTGAGCAGGATATTCCTGTCACTAAAGGCGTGGGCATGCCCTGGGTGGGACCTGAGTCTTCCTATGCGCACTTTGTACATGGCGATGACGGCTTTGGTAACATTAATTTTCCGGCTATTGAGGGCAAACTTGACCCTCGTAGCTCGGCGCAGTTTATTGTCGACATGGCGCGCCAGCATCCTGGTGAAATTACGCTGGTCGCTATTGGCCCGCTAGGTAACCTCGCGCTGGCACTGCGGCTTGAGCCGGAGCTGCCAAAACTGGTGAAAGGTGTCAGTATTATGGGTGGCGCAGCATTTGTACCGGGCAATGTGACTCCGGTTGCCGAAGCCAATATCTGGAATGATGCCCATGCTGCTGAAATTGTATTTGCGGCAGACTGGGAAGTGACTATGTTTGGTCTGGATGTGACCAACGATGTCCGGTTCCCGGCCAGCTTTGTAGAGACGCTGGCAGAGAAAAACCCCAAACTGGGCGGCTTTGTGCGTGATGCGGCGCAGTTTTACATCGACTTTTACACCAAAGACGGTGAAGAGCGTGTATGTTGTTTCCATGACGCCTTTCCACTGGCGCACCTCATTAAACCTGAGTTATTCGGTCTGACCGAAGGCCATGCCCGGGTAGCGACTGATGCACTGAACCGCGGCCAGACTATTATTGCACCGCCGGGCACAACCCCCAGCCCGCTGTGGACTGAAGCACAAACGGTCAAAGTGGCGACGCAAGTCGACCGTGACGGCCTTGAAAAATTGTTTGTCGAGACTTACGCGCTGTAA
- a CDS encoding UPF0149 family protein: MDKQIDYDSITNVLFQHSVNSDAAEVHGIMCGMLCGGMSLTDQKWQSVMADTTNQGEPFPQPVTFKLEMLYTQTCEQLLEGEFSLQMMLPDEQAPINDRGLALRNWVQGFMLGFGLHQQDLMQCSAEIKEALQDFSDISRMEEPMEEDDESERALHEVMEYVKISALLCFSEMGRSLLDDQQDKPSVH, from the coding sequence GTGGACAAACAGATCGATTATGACAGCATAACCAATGTGCTGTTCCAGCATTCCGTGAATAGTGATGCCGCCGAAGTGCATGGCATCATGTGTGGAATGTTGTGTGGAGGGATGTCGCTGACAGACCAGAAGTGGCAGTCGGTGATGGCAGATACCACGAATCAGGGTGAACCTTTCCCGCAACCGGTTACGTTTAAACTGGAAATGCTGTACACCCAAACCTGCGAGCAATTACTGGAAGGTGAATTCAGCCTGCAGATGATGCTACCGGATGAACAGGCGCCGATTAACGATCGTGGTCTGGCACTGCGCAACTGGGTACAGGGCTTTATGCTGGGATTTGGACTGCATCAGCAGGACCTGATGCAGTGTTCAGCCGAAATCAAAGAAGCGTTGCAGGATTTTTCTGATATTTCCCGGATGGAAGAGCCGATGGAAGAGGATGATGAGTCTGAACGAGCACTGCACGAAGTGATGGAATACGTTAAAATTTCAGCCCTGCTGTGCTTTAGCGAGATGGGTCGTTCATTACTGGATGATCAGCAAGACAAACCTTCTGTGCATTAA
- the ubiH gene encoding 2-octaprenyl-6-methoxyphenyl hydroxylase: MVKQTDIAIVGGGIVGSVLALALSRQTSLNITLIDASPVSQEPADPGFDARVIALSRKTVDALNALGLNSEQVLAEPIKTIQVTDQGAAGSCHLHADDFRLDAFGQVVALSRLGTHVQQQLGTTDVTHLAPASVKQAVQHHEYVSLTLDNDEQCHAKLVVLADGGRSGLCESLNIARRSEAYEQTAIICNVTTSEPHRNWAYERFTPNGPLAFLPFNSDTSQASHSFSVVWTVTPDVAEALLHCDDAAFITRLQQAFGYRQGSITSVGTRHHYPLALEQAEQITAHRVAVTGNAAQTLHPIAGQGFNLGLRDVLGLVKAIGQADDAGAFACLREYKQLREADRKQTIWLTDTLVRTFSNWHRPLVAGRNLGLIALDNTPVLQQTFVNRTTGYGPATTGF; the protein is encoded by the coding sequence GTGGTAAAACAAACGGATATTGCCATTGTTGGCGGCGGTATTGTGGGTAGCGTGCTGGCGCTGGCGCTAAGTCGCCAAACCAGTCTGAATATTACCCTCATTGATGCCAGCCCGGTATCACAAGAGCCCGCCGACCCGGGTTTTGATGCCCGGGTGATTGCGTTATCCCGAAAAACTGTTGATGCACTGAACGCGCTTGGGCTGAATAGCGAACAGGTACTGGCCGAGCCAATAAAAACCATTCAGGTCACTGACCAGGGAGCGGCTGGGTCTTGTCACCTGCATGCCGATGATTTTCGGCTTGATGCATTTGGACAGGTGGTGGCGCTGAGTCGTCTGGGCACGCATGTTCAGCAGCAGCTTGGTACCACTGATGTCACTCATCTGGCGCCAGCCTCAGTGAAGCAGGCTGTGCAGCATCACGAATATGTTAGTCTGACGCTGGACAACGATGAGCAGTGTCATGCAAAGCTGGTGGTACTGGCTGACGGGGGGCGCTCGGGACTGTGCGAATCTTTGAACATTGCACGGCGCAGTGAAGCGTATGAGCAAACCGCTATTATCTGTAATGTTACCACCAGCGAGCCGCATCGTAACTGGGCCTATGAACGTTTTACTCCAAACGGACCGCTGGCGTTTTTACCGTTTAATTCCGATACATCCCAGGCCAGCCACAGCTTTTCTGTGGTGTGGACCGTCACCCCCGATGTGGCTGAAGCACTGTTGCATTGCGATGACGCGGCTTTTATCACCCGGCTACAGCAGGCGTTTGGTTACCGCCAGGGGAGCATTACCTCGGTAGGTACGCGTCATCACTACCCGCTGGCCCTTGAGCAGGCTGAACAGATCACAGCGCATCGGGTGGCGGTGACAGGAAATGCCGCGCAAACCTTGCATCCCATCGCCGGGCAGGGCTTTAATTTAGGCCTGCGTGATGTGCTGGGACTGGTCAAAGCCATCGGGCAGGCAGACGATGCCGGTGCTTTTGCCTGCCTGCGCGAGTATAAGCAGTTGCGAGAGGCCGATCGCAAGCAAACCATCTGGCTCACCGATACACTGGTTCGCACCTTTTCAAACTGGCACCGACCATTGGTGGCCGGGCGTAATCTGGGCCTGATTGCACTGGATAATACGCCAGTCCTGCAACAGACATTTGTTAATCGCACCACAGGCTACGGGCCGGCAACAACAGGATTTTAA
- a CDS encoding M24 family metallopeptidase, producing MDKRAFLKISAAGAGALAAGRALAAQSNDKKPFYTDSKLADITGSVSAISPQERKQRIAKAQQLMQLYNMAAIILEPGAAMDYFTGIQWWRSERLTCVVIPKEGEIAIVTPFFEAPSVRETLTVGEDIRVWQEHESPFAQVQQILRDRKLTKGKLGFEQSVRYFVVNGLMPLLPDMHNVSAEPVTLGCRMIKSAHEIALIHKANDVTLRAYGHVYERLEAGMSQADVKALMHNAQQALGGDGIWTMALFDKASAYPHGTRQEQVLKEGSVVLMDCGCAVHGYQSDISRTFLFGEPGKKQRKVWQQVRQGQQVAFEHARLNQTAGSVDDAVRKLYQSFGYGPDYALPGLSHRTGHGIGMEGHEKVNFVRGEDTRLQAGMCFSNEPGIYLPGEFGVRLEDCMYMTDDGPAWFTEPPESIDAPLGKLAELKV from the coding sequence ATGGATAAACGTGCTTTTTTAAAAATATCAGCAGCCGGTGCTGGCGCACTGGCTGCTGGCCGCGCTCTGGCCGCCCAGTCAAACGACAAAAAACCTTTCTATACTGATTCCAAATTAGCCGATATTACTGGTTCGGTATCGGCTATTTCGCCACAGGAACGCAAACAACGTATTGCCAAAGCACAGCAGCTGATGCAGCTGTACAACATGGCCGCGATTATCCTGGAGCCGGGCGCTGCTATGGATTACTTCACCGGCATTCAGTGGTGGCGCAGCGAACGTCTGACCTGTGTGGTGATTCCTAAAGAAGGCGAGATTGCCATTGTAACGCCATTTTTTGAAGCGCCCAGTGTTCGCGAAACCCTGACGGTGGGTGAGGACATTCGGGTCTGGCAGGAACATGAAAGTCCGTTCGCGCAGGTTCAGCAGATTTTACGGGACCGCAAACTGACCAAAGGCAAGCTCGGCTTTGAGCAGAGTGTTCGTTATTTTGTGGTTAACGGGCTGATGCCTTTGTTGCCGGATATGCACAATGTGTCTGCCGAGCCGGTGACGCTGGGCTGTCGCATGATTAAATCAGCCCACGAAATTGCCCTGATACACAAAGCCAATGACGTGACCTTAAGGGCATACGGGCATGTATATGAACGTCTTGAAGCGGGTATGAGTCAGGCTGATGTCAAAGCCCTGATGCATAACGCACAGCAGGCGCTTGGGGGCGACGGAATATGGACCATGGCGTTATTTGATAAAGCCAGCGCCTATCCCCACGGCACCCGGCAGGAGCAGGTATTAAAAGAAGGTTCCGTAGTTCTGATGGACTGCGGATGTGCGGTGCATGGTTATCAGTCGGATATCAGCCGGACTTTTTTATTTGGGGAGCCAGGTAAAAAACAGCGCAAAGTCTGGCAGCAGGTGCGTCAGGGCCAGCAAGTTGCATTTGAGCATGCTCGCCTGAACCAGACGGCAGGGAGTGTGGATGATGCGGTCCGCAAGCTTTATCAGTCCTTTGGTTACGGACCGGATTACGCGCTGCCGGGGTTGTCTCACCGCACCGGCCATGGCATTGGTATGGAAGGGCACGAAAAGGTGAATTTTGTGCGCGGTGAAGACACCAGGCTGCAAGCCGGCATGTGCTTTTCCAACGAGCCGGGTATTTATCTGCCCGGCGAGTTTGGAGTGCGACTGGAAGACTGTATGTACATGACAGACGACGGCCCGGCATGGTTCACCGAACCACCGGAGAGCATTGATGCCCCGCTGGGGAAACTGGCTGAGTTAAAGGTGTAG